A single genomic interval of Coleofasciculaceae cyanobacterium harbors:
- the rsmA gene encoding 16S rRNA (adenine(1518)-N(6)/adenine(1519)-N(6))-dimethyltransferase RsmA gives MTSSKKTKKPASFRPRKQFGQHWLRDEDILDQIIIAAELTQSDRILEIGPGTGNLTARLLAKVSALVSVEIDRDLCKKLVHKFGDRENFLLAQDDFLKLNLSSLLQNFPKFENPNKVVANIPYNITGPIIEKLLGKIATPAPQQYESIVLLVQKEVGERLVAIPGSKAFGALSIRVQYLADCELICHVRARSFYPPPKVDSVIIRLRPRVVNQPANNSRQLEILVKLGFASRRKMLKNNLKSLIAPDDLNQLLEKLNFNSQCRAEDLSLENWILLSNSINL, from the coding sequence ATGACATCTAGCAAAAAAACTAAAAAACCTGCCAGTTTTAGACCGCGTAAACAGTTTGGTCAACATTGGTTACGGGATGAAGATATTTTAGACCAAATTATTATTGCTGCGGAATTGACCCAAAGCGATCGCATTTTAGAAATTGGGCCAGGTACAGGAAATTTAACTGCTCGGTTACTAGCAAAAGTTTCGGCTTTAGTTTCCGTAGAAATCGATCGTGACTTATGCAAAAAACTGGTTCATAAATTTGGCGATCGCGAAAACTTTTTGTTAGCTCAAGATGATTTCTTAAAGTTAAATTTATCATCTCTGCTACAAAATTTTCCTAAGTTCGAAAATCCTAACAAAGTGGTTGCTAATATTCCATACAACATTACAGGACCAATTATCGAAAAGCTCTTAGGAAAAATTGCTACTCCTGCACCACAGCAGTATGAATCAATTGTATTGCTAGTGCAAAAAGAAGTAGGAGAACGTTTAGTAGCTATACCTGGTAGCAAAGCCTTTGGTGCTTTATCAATTCGAGTTCAATATTTAGCTGATTGTGAATTAATTTGTCATGTTCGGGCCAGATCTTTTTATCCACCACCAAAAGTAGATTCAGTTATTATCAGGCTGCGCCCTAGAGTAGTCAACCAACCTGCTAATAATTCCCGACAATTAGAAATATTAGTTAAACTAGGCTTTGCCAGTCGCCGTAAAATGCTCAAGAATAATTTAAAAAGTTTAATTGCTCCTGATGATTTGAATCAGCTATTAGAAAAACTAAACTTTAATTCTCAATGTAGAGCCGAAGATCTAAGCTTAGAAAAC